Proteins from a single region of Plasmodium brasilianum strain Bolivian I chromosome 13, whole genome shotgun sequence:
- a CDS encoding hypothetical protein (Plasmodium exported protein), which produces MIIFFIRSFIFSCLIWIFKYSDESNIYDKTRNKELNINNILNIKYSRLLSSEIRASLEDKHKCLKEKIYDLKGKSTASFEKKPYALKQYNFFQEEDNESIYNDTYQEELNYFMPRKKPQKIGASNVKHNLKEKSPTLNIIIIFRTIKTYTNL; this is translated from the exons atgatcattttttttattagatcctttattttttcctgtcTAATATGGATATTCAAATATTCTGACGAG TCAAATATCTACGATAAAACTCGGAACAAGGAATTGAacataaataacatattaaatattaaatatagcaGATTGTTAAGCAGTGAAATAAGAGCATCCCTGGAAGATAAacataaatgtttaaaagaaaaaatatatgatttaaaaggaaaaagtactgcatcatttgaaaaaaaaccATATGCATTAAAgcaatataacttttttcaaGAAGAAGATAATGAATCAATATACAATGATACGTATCAAGAAGaattgaattattttatgccACGTAAAAAACCTCAAAAAATTGGAGCTTCTAACGTTAagcataatttaaaagaaaaatctcCTACATTaaacattataataatattcagAACAATAAAAACCTACACAaatctttaa